In Sphingomonas sp. R1, a single genomic region encodes these proteins:
- a CDS encoding ligase-associated DNA damage response DEXH box helicase has product MPADLPAPLADWFTARGWAPRRHQWDMLAAARAGSHALLVAPTGAGKTLSGFLPTLADLIDAPAEGLHTLYISPLKALAVDVQRNLLTPIEQMGLPIRVETRTGDTPHEKKVRQRARPPQVLMTTPESLSLLLSYEDSLTMFAGLKTVVIDEIHAFATGKRGDLLALALARLERLAPGFRRVGLSATVADPDGYRAWLAPYGDIDSVALVQGEKGADPDIAILLPEGRVPWAGHSGIYAIPQVMAEIETHRTTIVFCNTRGLAELVFQQLWKVNDLKLPIGVHHGSLSLEARQKAEQAMADGRLRALVATASLDLGVDWGDVDCVIQMGAPKGSSRLLQRIGRANHRLDEASEAVLIPGNRFEYLEARAALDAVEAGELDPDIFRPGALDVLAQHIMGCACAAPFRAADMLQEVRAALPYSALEEDVFDRVLHFIADGGYSLRAYDKFKRLTQGKDGVWRVTQPNFVAQHRLNAGIIVESPMLEVRFKNGKRLGKVEEGFAASLSPGDTFFFGGLALEVERVEATDLIVRATAKQARVPSYMGARLAITANLADRVRTFLFDRSQWVRFPVDVAEWLETQARRSALPAPGQLLVETFPHEGRHHMVIYSFEGWNAHQSLGMLVTRRMEALGLKPLGFVANDYALAVYGLEKIVDPRPLFSPDILEHEFVDWVQGSALLKRAFREVAIIGGLVERQHPGKRKTGRQVTFSTDLIYDVLRKYEPDHLLLRAAWEDARAKMTDVGRLARVLDEAGDRMLHIDLERVSPMAVPVLIMIGRESVAQGTTEDALLEEAEAIAAEAMRLD; this is encoded by the coding sequence GTGCCTGCCGATCTCCCCGCACCTCTGGCCGACTGGTTCACCGCGCGCGGATGGGCGCCGCGGCGGCACCAGTGGGACATGCTCGCCGCCGCGCGGGCAGGCAGCCATGCGCTGCTCGTGGCACCCACCGGTGCCGGCAAGACGCTCTCCGGCTTCCTGCCGACGCTCGCCGATCTGATCGACGCGCCGGCCGAGGGGCTGCACACGCTCTACATCTCGCCGTTGAAGGCGCTGGCGGTGGACGTGCAGCGCAACCTGCTGACGCCGATCGAGCAGATGGGACTGCCGATCCGCGTCGAGACCCGCACCGGCGACACGCCGCACGAAAAGAAGGTCCGCCAGCGCGCCCGCCCGCCGCAGGTGCTGATGACCACGCCGGAATCGCTCAGCCTGCTCCTGTCGTACGAGGACAGCCTGACGATGTTCGCGGGCTTGAAGACGGTGGTGATCGACGAGATCCACGCCTTCGCCACCGGCAAGCGCGGCGACCTGCTGGCGCTGGCGCTCGCCCGGCTGGAGCGGCTGGCGCCGGGGTTTCGGCGCGTCGGGCTTTCGGCGACGGTCGCCGACCCCGATGGCTATCGTGCCTGGCTCGCGCCCTATGGCGACATCGATTCGGTCGCGCTGGTGCAGGGCGAGAAGGGCGCGGATCCCGATATCGCGATCCTGCTGCCCGAGGGGCGCGTGCCCTGGGCGGGGCATTCGGGCATCTATGCCATTCCGCAGGTGATGGCGGAGATCGAGACGCACAGGACCACCATCGTCTTCTGCAACACGCGCGGGCTGGCCGAGCTCGTCTTCCAGCAGCTGTGGAAGGTCAACGATCTCAAGCTGCCGATCGGCGTCCATCACGGCAGCCTCAGCCTCGAAGCACGGCAGAAGGCCGAACAGGCCATGGCGGACGGGCGGCTGCGCGCGCTGGTCGCCACCGCCAGTCTCGATCTGGGCGTTGACTGGGGCGATGTCGATTGCGTGATCCAGATGGGCGCGCCGAAGGGCTCGTCGCGGCTGCTCCAGCGGATCGGCCGCGCCAACCACCGGCTGGACGAAGCGAGCGAGGCGGTGCTGATCCCCGGCAACCGCTTCGAATATCTGGAGGCGCGCGCGGCGCTGGATGCGGTGGAGGCGGGCGAGCTGGATCCCGATATCTTTCGCCCGGGCGCGCTCGACGTGTTGGCCCAGCACATCATGGGCTGTGCCTGCGCCGCCCCCTTCCGCGCCGCCGACATGCTGCAGGAAGTGCGTGCAGCATTGCCCTATTCGGCGTTGGAGGAGGACGTGTTCGACCGCGTCCTCCACTTCATCGCGGATGGCGGCTATTCCTTGCGGGCCTATGACAAGTTCAAGCGGCTGACCCAGGGCAAGGATGGCGTCTGGCGCGTCACCCAGCCCAATTTTGTTGCGCAGCATCGGCTCAACGCCGGCATTATCGTCGAATCGCCCATGCTCGAGGTACGGTTCAAGAACGGCAAACGGCTGGGCAAGGTGGAGGAGGGTTTCGCCGCCTCGCTTTCGCCCGGCGATACCTTCTTCTTCGGCGGCCTGGCGCTCGAGGTGGAGCGGGTGGAGGCGACCGACCTGATCGTCCGCGCGACCGCCAAACAGGCGCGGGTGCCGAGCTATATGGGTGCGCGCCTCGCGATCACCGCCAACCTCGCCGATCGGGTGCGAACCTTCCTGTTCGACCGCAGCCAATGGGTGCGATTTCCCGTCGACGTGGCCGAATGGCTGGAGACTCAGGCGCGCCGCTCGGCACTCCCCGCGCCGGGCCAGCTGCTGGTAGAGACGTTCCCGCATGAAGGCCGGCACCACATGGTCATCTACAGCTTCGAAGGCTGGAATGCGCACCAGTCGCTCGGCATGCTGGTGACCCGGCGCATGGAGGCACTGGGGCTCAAGCCGCTTGGCTTTGTCGCCAATGATTATGCGCTGGCGGTATATGGCCTGGAGAAGATCGTCGATCCTCGGCCGCTCTTTTCCCCGGACATTCTCGAGCACGAATTTGTCGACTGGGTGCAGGGATCGGCGCTGCTCAAGCGCGCCTTCCGCGAAGTGGCGATCATCGGCGGGCTGGTCGAGCGCCAACATCCCGGCAAGCGCAAGACCGGGCGGCAGGTCACCTTCTCGACCGACCTGATCTACGACGTGCTGCGCAAATACGAGCCCGATCACCTGCTGCTGCGCGCCGCCTGGGAGGATGCGCGCGCAAAGATGACCGATGTCGGCCGGCTGGCGCGGGTGCTCGACGAGGCGGGGGACCGGATGCTTCACATCGACCTGGAGCGGGTGAGCCCGATGGCGGTCCCGGTGCTGATCATGATCGGGCGCGAATCGGTGGCGCAGGGTACCACCGAAGACGCGCTGCTCGAGGAAGCAGAGGCAATCGCGGCCGAGGCGATGCGGCTGGACTGA
- a CDS encoding M20/M25/M40 family metallo-hydrolase, whose protein sequence is MKSLLAATTGLVLAVATPAVAQTRPDQAAFFELYKELVETNTVVNVGSCTQAAEQIAARMKAAGFKDEQLTLFATPEHPKDGGLVAVYPGTSKKAKPLLLLAHIDVVAAKREDWTRDPFKLIEENGYYYARGTSDDKAMAATWADTLIRFRQAGYKPKRTVKLALTCGEETTWAFNGAEWLSKNKRDLIDAEFALNEGGGGKSDGHGKVLVQQMQVGEKAVQNYRLETSNPGGHSSIPVPDNAIYALADALVKIRAYDFPLELSDTTRAYFAKAGAARSDAMGKAMVAIAANPSDKTAETLLNTDRIYHSMLRTTCVATLLEGGHANNALPQRAAANINCRIFPGHSSEEVQKALIAAIGDATVTVTMVPPIRPIAKPPALDPLVVGPAEKLVAKYFPGVPLVPTMMTGATDAIFLAAAGIPTYGVPGTWGDPDGNGVHGLNERIEVRSLYTGRDYLFDLVKAYAEQE, encoded by the coding sequence ATGAAGTCGCTTCTCGCCGCCACTACCGGGCTTGTGCTCGCGGTCGCCACGCCTGCCGTCGCGCAGACCCGGCCGGACCAGGCCGCGTTCTTCGAGCTCTACAAGGAACTCGTCGAGACCAACACGGTCGTCAATGTCGGCAGTTGCACCCAGGCGGCCGAGCAGATCGCCGCGCGCATGAAGGCTGCCGGGTTCAAGGACGAGCAGCTTACGCTGTTCGCGACGCCCGAGCATCCCAAGGACGGCGGGCTGGTCGCGGTGTATCCCGGCACTTCGAAAAAGGCCAAGCCGCTCCTGCTGCTCGCGCATATCGACGTGGTCGCCGCCAAACGCGAGGACTGGACCCGCGATCCGTTCAAGCTGATCGAGGAGAACGGCTATTATTACGCCCGCGGCACCAGCGACGACAAGGCGATGGCCGCGACCTGGGCGGACACGCTGATCCGATTCCGGCAGGCGGGCTACAAGCCCAAGCGCACGGTGAAGCTCGCGCTGACCTGCGGCGAGGAGACGACCTGGGCCTTCAACGGCGCCGAATGGCTTTCGAAGAACAAGCGCGACCTGATCGATGCGGAATTCGCCCTGAACGAGGGCGGCGGTGGCAAATCGGACGGCCATGGCAAGGTGCTCGTCCAGCAGATGCAGGTGGGCGAGAAGGCCGTGCAGAACTACCGCCTCGAGACGAGCAACCCTGGTGGCCACAGCTCCATTCCCGTGCCGGATAATGCGATCTACGCGCTGGCCGACGCGCTGGTCAAAATCCGCGCCTATGACTTCCCGCTGGAACTGTCCGACACCACCCGCGCCTATTTTGCCAAGGCGGGTGCCGCACGGAGCGATGCGATGGGCAAGGCGATGGTGGCGATTGCCGCCAACCCTTCCGACAAGACCGCCGAGACGCTGCTCAACACCGATCGCATCTATCACTCGATGCTGCGTACCACCTGCGTCGCAACGCTGCTGGAAGGCGGCCATGCCAACAACGCGCTGCCCCAGCGCGCCGCGGCGAACATCAACTGCCGGATCTTTCCCGGGCACAGCAGCGAGGAGGTCCAGAAGGCGCTGATCGCCGCGATCGGCGATGCGACGGTGACGGTCACGATGGTCCCGCCCATCCGGCCGATCGCCAAGCCGCCGGCGCTCGATCCCCTGGTAGTGGGACCGGCGGAGAAGCTGGTCGCGAAATATTTCCCCGGCGTACCCCTGGTGCCGACGATGATGACCGGCGCGACCGACGCCATCTTCCTCGCGGCGGCCGGCATCCCGACCTATGGCGTGCCCGGCACGTGGGGCGACCCGGACGGCAACGGCGTGCATGGCCTCAACGAGCGGATCGAGGTGCGGTCGCTCTACACCGGCCGTGATTATCTGTTCGACCTGGTGAAGGCCTATGCCGAACAGGAGTAA
- the recF gene encoding DNA replication/repair protein RecF (All proteins in this family for which functions are known are DNA-binding proteins that assist the filamentation of RecA onto DNA for the initiation of recombination or recombinational repair.), translating into MAVKRLLLTDFRNHADALLTPGAAFVVLSGENGAGKTNILEAVSLLAPGRGLRGAPLGEMARQGGAGGFGIAATLDAAEIGTGTRVDAPERRIVRVNGATAAATSLAQWLVVLWLTPAMDRLFLEAPGERRRFLDRLTLALNPRHAHEATRYEAAMRERNRLLADETPPDPAWLDALEARMAEHGAAIDAARREAVAALGERLAGQPAGPFARAGLVLEGWQGDASALVAALREGRRRDAAAGRTLAGPHRADLAVTHLDKGQPAHLCSTGEQKALLLGIVLAHAELVADRVGTPPILLLDEVAAHLDPGRRAALFERLAGRGQVWMTGTEPALFEAVPTTATRYRVADGRVEPA; encoded by the coding sequence ATGGCCGTCAAGCGTCTCCTGCTCACCGACTTTCGCAACCACGCCGATGCCCTGCTGACGCCGGGTGCCGCGTTCGTGGTGCTGAGCGGCGAGAATGGCGCGGGCAAGACCAACATCCTGGAGGCGGTATCGCTGCTGGCCCCCGGGCGGGGCCTGCGCGGTGCACCGCTCGGCGAGATGGCGCGCCAGGGCGGGGCGGGCGGTTTCGGCATCGCGGCGACGCTGGATGCGGCCGAGATCGGGACCGGCACCCGGGTAGATGCGCCCGAGCGTCGCATCGTGCGGGTCAACGGCGCCACGGCCGCCGCGACCAGCCTCGCCCAGTGGCTGGTGGTGCTGTGGCTGACCCCCGCGATGGACCGGCTGTTCCTGGAAGCGCCGGGTGAGCGCCGCCGCTTCCTTGACCGGCTGACCCTGGCGCTGAACCCGCGCCATGCGCATGAGGCGACCCGGTACGAAGCTGCGATGCGCGAGCGCAATCGCCTGCTTGCCGACGAGACGCCGCCGGACCCCGCCTGGCTCGATGCGCTGGAAGCCCGAATGGCGGAGCATGGCGCTGCGATCGACGCGGCGCGCCGGGAGGCGGTGGCAGCGCTCGGGGAAAGGCTGGCGGGCCAGCCCGCCGGCCCCTTCGCGCGCGCCGGACTGGTGCTGGAGGGCTGGCAGGGCGATGCGTCGGCGCTCGTGGCGGCGCTGCGCGAGGGCCGTCGGCGGGATGCGGCGGCAGGGCGGACGCTCGCCGGTCCGCATCGCGCCGATCTGGCGGTGACGCATCTCGACAAGGGCCAGCCGGCGCATCTTTGCTCCACGGGCGAGCAGAAGGCGCTGCTGCTCGGCATCGTCCTCGCGCATGCCGAGCTGGTGGCGGACCGGGTCGGCACTCCGCCCATCCTGCTGCTCGACGAGGTAGCCGCACATCTCGATCCAGGCCGGCGCGCTGCGCTGTTCGAACGGCTGGCAGGGCGCGGGCAGGTGTGGATGACCGGCACCGAGCCAGCATTGTTCGAAGCCGTTCCCACCACCGCCACCCGCTACCGTGTGGCGGATGGCCGGGTCGAACCAGCCTGA
- a CDS encoding ubiquinone biosynthesis protein COQ4 produces MIQPAPINPGVPLKREWGTALAALRRLLANGDDTEQVFKIMRALNGNVSQRNYVKLLSVPGGGRLAYRRLELSKRLTDRSWIDSFAPGTLGAAYRHFLDSTGYSADGLVQVSMVEGGFQGIEVEHPYAWMGRRERDIHDLWHVLTGYQADEHLGELCLVAFSYAQTGGLGWGFIALGGALKSIRTTGRLDCVKAILEGYRHGKRARWLHGEDYETLLEEPLEAARARLGIETPTRYKFAQARLAAAGIGAL; encoded by the coding sequence TTGATCCAACCGGCCCCGATCAACCCGGGGGTTCCGCTCAAGCGGGAATGGGGCACCGCGCTGGCGGCGCTGCGCCGCCTGCTCGCCAATGGCGACGATACCGAGCAGGTGTTCAAGATCATGCGCGCGCTGAACGGCAATGTCAGCCAGCGCAACTACGTCAAGCTCCTCAGCGTCCCCGGTGGCGGCAGGCTTGCCTATCGCCGGCTGGAACTGTCGAAGCGGCTGACCGACCGCAGCTGGATCGACAGCTTTGCGCCCGGCACCCTGGGTGCCGCCTATCGGCACTTCCTCGACTCCACCGGCTATTCGGCCGACGGTCTCGTCCAGGTCAGCATGGTCGAGGGCGGTTTCCAGGGCATCGAGGTGGAACATCCCTATGCCTGGATGGGCCGACGCGAGCGCGACATCCATGATCTGTGGCATGTGCTGACCGGCTATCAGGCCGACGAGCATCTGGGCGAACTGTGCCTCGTCGCCTTTTCCTATGCGCAGACCGGGGGGCTCGGCTGGGGCTTCATCGCGCTGGGCGGGGCGCTCAAGAGCATCCGCACCACCGGCCGGCTGGATTGCGTGAAGGCCATCCTCGAAGGCTATCGCCACGGCAAGCGCGCGCGCTGGCTGCACGGCGAGGATTATGAGACGCTGCTCGAGGAACCGCTGGAGGCAGCGCGGGCCCGGCTGGGGATCGAGACGCCCACGCGCTACAAGTTTGCCCAGGCGCGGCTCGCGGCAGCGGGAATCGGCGCGCTCTAG
- the dnaN gene encoding DNA polymerase III subunit beta yields MKATIERATLLRGLSHVQSVVERRNTIPILSNVLIDAQLGGTIRLMATDLDLQIDETIPAAVDQVGAITVSAHTLFDIVRKLPEGSQVVLTAAEGKLTVVAGRARFQLGTLPRDDFPMIAEGELPTTFELPAETLKQIIDKTRFAISTEETRYYLNGIFFHVTDDASRMLRAAATDGHRLARVTVPCPDGADAMPGVIVPRKCVAELRKLLDEVDGSVGVSLSPSKIRFDLGQAILTSKLIDGTFPDYSRVIPTANDKLLKLDPKSLMQGVDRVSTIATEKTRAVKMALERDKVVLSVTSPENGVAAEEVPGEYAAQGFEIGFNSRYLMDILGQIEGDLVEVHLADAAAPTLIRENDTSPALYVLMPMRV; encoded by the coding sequence ATGAAGGCGACGATCGAACGCGCAACTCTGTTGAGGGGCCTGAGCCACGTCCAGTCCGTGGTCGAGCGGCGCAACACGATTCCGATCCTGTCCAACGTGCTGATCGATGCGCAGCTGGGCGGCACGATCCGGCTTATGGCGACCGATCTCGATCTGCAGATCGACGAGACGATCCCCGCCGCGGTCGACCAGGTCGGCGCGATCACGGTTTCGGCGCACACGCTGTTCGACATCGTCCGCAAGCTGCCTGAGGGTTCGCAGGTGGTGCTCACCGCGGCCGAGGGCAAGCTGACGGTGGTCGCCGGCCGCGCCCGCTTCCAGCTCGGCACGCTGCCGCGCGACGATTTCCCGATGATCGCCGAGGGCGAGCTGCCGACGACGTTCGAGCTGCCCGCCGAGACGCTCAAGCAGATCATCGACAAGACCCGCTTTGCGATCTCCACCGAGGAGACTCGCTATTATCTGAACGGCATCTTCTTCCACGTGACCGACGATGCCAGCCGCATGCTGCGTGCCGCGGCGACCGACGGTCACCGGCTGGCGCGCGTCACCGTGCCCTGCCCGGATGGCGCCGATGCGATGCCGGGCGTGATCGTGCCGCGCAAATGCGTGGCCGAGCTGCGCAAGCTGCTCGACGAGGTCGACGGTTCGGTGGGCGTGTCGCTCTCGCCGTCGAAGATCCGCTTCGATCTGGGCCAGGCGATCCTCACCTCGAAGCTGATCGACGGCACGTTCCCCGATTACAGCCGCGTGATCCCGACCGCGAACGACAAGCTGCTCAAGCTCGATCCGAAGAGCCTGATGCAGGGTGTCGACCGCGTCTCGACCATCGCGACCGAGAAGACCCGCGCGGTGAAGATGGCGCTGGAGCGCGACAAGGTCGTGCTCTCGGTGACCAGCCCCGAGAACGGCGTCGCGGCGGAAGAAGTGCCCGGCGAATATGCCGCACAGGGCTTCGAGATCGGCTTCAACAGCCGCTATCTGATGGACATTCTCGGACAGATCGAAGGTGATCTCGTCGAGGTGCACCTGGCCGATGCCGCCGCGCCGACGCTGATCCGCGAGAATGACACGTCTCCGGCGCTGTACGTATTGATGCCCATGCGGGTCTGA
- a CDS encoding outer membrane protein: protein MRTKLFIAALIASSAIAAPALAQTTSSDQTFAGSHAEVIAGWDRVNDKSSYDASRDGVTYGGNIGYDIQRGSTVFGVEGEVTGSSISDRTSNVLTAGDRLRVKAGRDLYVGGRLGFLATPRTLIYAKAGYTNAQFITDYDSPATATAPALSLRQRDNYDGWRLGAGAEFKLTDKVFAKAEYRYSNYGSQTNGVDPERHQIVTGIGVRF from the coding sequence ATGCGTACCAAGCTTTTCATCGCCGCCCTGATCGCCTCGTCGGCCATTGCCGCGCCGGCGCTCGCCCAGACGACGTCGTCCGATCAGACCTTCGCCGGTTCGCACGCCGAAGTCATCGCCGGCTGGGATCGGGTGAACGACAAGTCCTCCTATGATGCGTCGCGCGACGGCGTCACCTATGGCGGCAACATCGGCTATGACATCCAGCGCGGCAGCACCGTGTTCGGTGTGGAAGGCGAAGTGACCGGCTCCAGCATCAGCGACCGTACCAGCAACGTCCTCACCGCCGGCGACCGGCTGCGCGTGAAGGCGGGCCGCGACCTGTATGTCGGCGGCCGCCTCGGCTTCCTCGCGACGCCGCGCACGCTGATCTATGCCAAGGCGGGCTATACCAACGCCCAGTTCATCACCGACTATGACTCGCCCGCCACCGCCACCGCGCCGGCGCTCTCCTTGCGCCAGCGCGACAATTATGATGGCTGGCGCCTGGGCGCGGGTGCCGAGTTCAAGCTGACTGACAAAGTCTTCGCAAAGGCCGAGTATCGCTATTCCAACTATGGTTCGCAGACCAACGGCGTGGATCCGGAGCGTCACCAGATCGTCACCGGCATCGGCGTCCGCTTCTGA
- a CDS encoding histidine phosphatase family protein: MASTRQGRDFIARHGETVFNIARRMQGDHPHTPLTRAGFAQADAMGAALRNLLGPKPALTLWSSSAGRALQTLAIIAEHLELDWHQVRTDDRLVEIGMGSWSGRYYADLEGEVGPFLDREHGLYTRAPEGGEWYDAIAARVSGWLADTNDDPGDRLVIMHGMSSRILRGVMTGRDVLPQFDAPVAPDLPQGSVVKIEGGVETIAHLGTGRGAAPA, translated from the coding sequence ATGGCCAGCACAAGACAGGGCCGCGACTTCATCGCGCGGCACGGCGAGACGGTGTTCAACATTGCCCGGCGAATGCAGGGCGACCACCCGCACACGCCGCTGACCCGCGCCGGCTTTGCCCAGGCGGACGCGATGGGCGCGGCCCTGCGGAACCTCCTCGGGCCGAAGCCGGCGCTGACCCTGTGGTCGTCGAGCGCCGGTCGGGCACTGCAGACGCTGGCGATCATCGCCGAGCATCTCGAACTCGACTGGCACCAGGTCCGCACCGACGATCGCCTGGTCGAGATCGGCATGGGCAGCTGGAGCGGCCGCTATTATGCCGATCTGGAAGGCGAGGTCGGACCCTTTCTCGATCGGGAGCACGGCCTCTACACCCGCGCTCCCGAAGGCGGGGAATGGTATGACGCGATTGCGGCGCGCGTCTCGGGCTGGCTTGCCGACACCAACGACGATCCGGGTGACCGGCTGGTCATCATGCACGGCATGTCCAGCCGGATCCTGCGCGGGGTGATGACCGGCCGCGACGTGCTGCCGCAGTTCGACGCGCCGGTCGCACCCGACCTGCCGCAGGGATCGGTGGTCAAGATCGAGGGGGGCGTGGAGACGATCGCGCATCTCGGCACCGGACGCGGCGCGGCACCGGCATGA
- a CDS encoding invasion associated locus B family protein gives MILALALLALGGPRETIGIYARWGAFRDTAPTRCFAVARPSDTARRGEASVSITSWPARGVRHQLHVRLSRARADHARVMLVAGERRFELTASRRDAWAPDARTDAAIVAAMRDGRALSVESVDTDGTPFVDGYPLQGAASAIDAATLACL, from the coding sequence ATGATCCTCGCGCTGGCGCTGCTCGCGCTGGGGGGGCCGCGCGAGACGATCGGCATCTACGCGCGCTGGGGCGCGTTTCGCGATACGGCACCAACCCGGTGCTTCGCGGTCGCACGCCCCTCTGACACCGCGCGGCGCGGCGAGGCATCCGTCAGCATCACCAGCTGGCCGGCGCGCGGGGTGCGGCACCAGCTCCACGTTCGCCTGAGCCGGGCGCGGGCGGACCACGCCCGGGTAATGCTGGTAGCCGGCGAACGCCGCTTCGAGCTCACCGCCAGCCGCCGCGACGCCTGGGCACCCGACGCGCGCACCGACGCGGCGATCGTGGCCGCCATGCGCGACGGCCGGGCGCTGAGCGTGGAAAGCGTCGATACCGACGGCACGCCGTTCGTCGACGGCTATCCGCTGCAGGGCGCTGCCAGCGCGATCGACGCGGCGACGCTGGCGTGCCTGTAG
- a CDS encoding GNAT family N-acetyltransferase, with product MRTPTVSARLADGVASIPAAQWDACAGTDNPFLSHAFLSILEASGSAAPQTGWQPLPIVVDGPDGTPAAIAPAYAKSHSQGEYVFDHSWADAWERAGGRYYPKLQVAVPFTPVPGPRLLLRDPALAPSLIAAIEAVVDQHKLSSGHVTFVDEAQVPLFEAAGWLIRTGTQFHWHNDGYASFDAFLGALASRKRKAIRKERAAAVEGLTIRHLSGAEITEAHWDAFWAFYQDTGSRKWGRPYLTRPFFSMLGEALGDKVLLMLAERDGRPIAGALNLIGGDALYGRYWGCTEDVPFLHFELCYYQAIDAAIQRGLPRVEAGAQGEHKLARGYVPVTTWSAHYLPDPGFRRAVADFLVREQQAVEREQEYLEELTPFRKAE from the coding sequence GTGCGAACCCCGACCGTCTCCGCCCGCCTTGCCGATGGTGTCGCCTCGATCCCGGCGGCGCAGTGGGATGCCTGTGCCGGCACCGACAATCCGTTCCTCAGCCACGCCTTCCTGTCGATCCTTGAAGCCTCGGGCTCGGCAGCGCCGCAGACCGGCTGGCAGCCGCTGCCGATCGTGGTCGACGGGCCCGATGGCACCCCTGCCGCGATCGCGCCCGCCTATGCCAAGAGCCACAGCCAGGGCGAATATGTGTTCGACCATAGCTGGGCCGATGCCTGGGAACGTGCGGGCGGCCGCTATTACCCCAAGTTGCAGGTAGCGGTGCCGTTCACGCCCGTTCCCGGCCCCCGGCTGCTGCTGCGCGACCCCGCTCTTGCGCCGTCGCTGATCGCCGCGATCGAGGCGGTGGTGGACCAGCACAAGCTTTCCTCGGGCCATGTAACCTTCGTCGACGAAGCGCAGGTGCCGCTGTTCGAGGCGGCGGGCTGGCTGATCCGCACCGGTACCCAGTTCCACTGGCACAATGACGGCTATGCGAGCTTCGACGCGTTTCTAGGCGCGCTTGCCAGCCGCAAGCGCAAGGCGATCCGCAAGGAGCGCGCCGCTGCGGTGGAGGGCCTGACCATCCGCCACCTGAGCGGGGCCGAGATCACCGAGGCGCATTGGGACGCCTTCTGGGCCTTCTACCAGGATACCGGCAGTCGGAAATGGGGCCGCCCCTATCTCACCCGCCCCTTCTTCTCGATGCTGGGCGAGGCGCTGGGCGACAAGGTGCTGCTGATGCTGGCGGAGCGCGACGGGCGCCCGATCGCCGGCGCGCTCAACCTGATCGGCGGCGATGCGCTGTACGGCCGCTACTGGGGCTGCACGGAGGACGTGCCGTTCCTCCATTTCGAGCTCTGCTACTACCAGGCGATCGACGCCGCGATTCAGCGCGGCCTGCCCCGGGTCGAGGCCGGCGCGCAGGGCGAGCACAAGCTGGCGCGCGGTTATGTGCCGGTGACGACCTGGTCGGCCCATTACCTCCCCGACCCCGGCTTCCGCCGCGCCGTCGCCGATTTCCTGGTCCGCGAGCAGCAGGCGGTGGAACGCGAGCAGGAATATCTGGAAGAGCTGACGCCGTTCCGGAAGGCGGAGTAG